A portion of the Vreelandella subglaciescola genome contains these proteins:
- the pssA gene encoding CDP-diacylglycerol--serine O-phosphatidyltransferase has protein sequence MTQDTRDTSPSSTPRDEKAQAERNEDLTATFLRETEVIEESMEGGEKVRRKGIYLLPNLFTTSALFSGFFAVVAGINGDFSAAAVAIFIAMVLDGLDGRVARMTNTQSAFGAEYDSLADMISFGMAPALVAFTWILQDIGKTGWVVAFLYVACAALRLARFNVQIGSVDKKWFIGLPSPSAAALVAASVWTFNSFDANALGFKLLMLCVVAATGVLMVSNVRYYSFKDIDFKKPVPFVVLLAVVLGFVMISVEPSVMLLLLFGAYVVSGPLQAIMRKLKPAK, from the coding sequence ATGACTCAGGATACTCGTGACACCTCGCCGTCTTCGACGCCCCGCGATGAGAAGGCGCAAGCAGAGCGTAATGAAGACCTGACCGCGACCTTCTTGCGTGAAACGGAAGTCATCGAAGAATCCATGGAAGGTGGAGAGAAAGTGCGGCGCAAGGGGATCTATCTGTTGCCGAATCTGTTTACGACGTCGGCACTTTTTTCCGGTTTTTTTGCCGTTGTTGCCGGTATCAACGGCGATTTTTCGGCCGCTGCGGTCGCCATTTTTATTGCCATGGTGCTGGATGGGCTGGATGGACGCGTGGCGCGCATGACCAATACGCAGAGCGCGTTTGGTGCCGAGTACGATAGCCTTGCCGACATGATATCGTTTGGCATGGCGCCGGCGTTGGTCGCGTTCACCTGGATTTTGCAGGATATCGGCAAAACCGGGTGGGTTGTGGCCTTCCTTTACGTGGCCTGCGCCGCACTGCGCCTGGCGCGTTTTAACGTGCAAATTGGCAGCGTGGATAAAAAGTGGTTTATTGGCCTGCCCAGTCCGTCAGCTGCCGCGCTGGTTGCCGCGAGTGTGTGGACATTCAACAGCTTTGATGCCAATGCGCTGGGCTTCAAGCTCTTGATGCTGTGTGTGGTTGCGGCGACGGGCGTGTTGATGGTGAGCAACGTCCGCTACTACAGCTTTAAGGACATCGATTTTAAAAAGCCGGTGCCGTTTGTCGTGCTGCTGGCGGTCGTGCTGGGGTTTGTGATGATCTCTGTAGAACCGTCGGTCATGCTGCTGCTGCTGTTTGGCGCCTATGTTGTATCCGGGCCGCTGCAGGCCATCATGCGCAAGTTGAAGCCGGCAAAGTAA
- the ilvY gene encoding HTH-type transcriptional activator IlvY, with protein sequence MDFRLLHYFITLADTLHFGRASELCYISASTLSRSIQQLEGALSTTLFERDNRHVSLTQQGMHFQRYARDTLEQWETIKRTLADDAAQLTGAISIYCSVTASYSFLYALLSDFRDQHPGIEFKLHTGDPADAMGRVLSGDDDMAITPRPRVPPPALAFKSLTRSPLVFIAPNAPLDWLPRVPESSTAEQWQAVPMILSEAGLSREYADTWFKALGISPHIYAQVAGHEAIVSMVGLGFGIGVVPKIVLDNSPLSNRVQILSVKPELPYYDVGLCVLNRRLKRPRIQALWEAVSERQL encoded by the coding sequence ATGGACTTCCGCCTACTGCACTATTTTATCACGCTTGCCGATACGCTCCATTTCGGCCGAGCCAGCGAGCTTTGCTACATTAGCGCGTCGACGCTCAGCCGCTCGATCCAGCAACTGGAAGGTGCGCTGTCGACAACGCTTTTTGAACGCGACAATCGCCATGTGTCCCTGACCCAGCAGGGCATGCACTTTCAGCGCTACGCCCGAGATACGCTCGAACAGTGGGAAACCATCAAGCGCACGTTAGCCGATGACGCCGCACAGCTGACCGGAGCAATCAGCATTTACTGCTCGGTCACCGCAAGCTATAGCTTTCTTTACGCACTATTAAGCGATTTTCGCGACCAACACCCCGGCATCGAATTCAAGCTGCACACGGGAGACCCGGCGGACGCCATGGGGCGGGTGCTGTCAGGCGATGACGATATGGCCATTACCCCAAGGCCACGCGTTCCGCCGCCGGCGCTCGCGTTTAAATCTCTGACCCGCTCACCGCTGGTGTTTATTGCGCCTAACGCGCCGCTGGACTGGCTGCCCAGAGTGCCGGAAAGCTCTACCGCCGAGCAATGGCAGGCCGTTCCCATGATTTTATCCGAGGCCGGGTTATCGCGGGAGTATGCCGACACCTGGTTCAAAGCGCTGGGCATTTCACCGCACATCTATGCGCAGGTGGCAGGGCATGAGGCAATTGTCAGCATGGTGGGGTTGGGGTTTGGTATTGGCGTGGTGCCTAAAATCGTGCTGGATAACAGCCCGCTTTCCAACCGCGTTCAGATACTCAGCGTCAAGCCCGAGCTTCCCTACTACGATGTCGGGCTTTGCGTATTGAATCGACGCCTGAAGCGCCCGCGTATCCAGGCCCTGTGGGAGGCCGTCAGCGAGCGTCAGCTTTAG
- the ilvC gene encoding ketol-acid reductoisomerase, with product MRVFYDKDCDLSLIQAKKVAIVGYGSQGHAHANNLKESGVDVTVALRDGSSSKAKAEAAGLKVATVPEACKAADVVMMLAPDENQKAIYENEIAPNLKEGATLAFAHGFNVHYNQIEARKDLDVIMIAPKAPGHTVRSEFVKGGGIPDLIAIHQDASGNAKELSLSYAAGIGGGRSGIIETTFKDETETDLFGEQAVLCGGAVELVKAGFETLTEAGYAPEMAYFECLHELKLIVDLMYEGGIANMNYSISNNAEYGEYVTGPEIINEQSREAMRNALKRIQTGEYAKMFISEGETNYPSMTARRRLNAEHPVEKVGAQLRGMMPWIAANQLVDKTKN from the coding sequence ATGCGCGTTTTTTACGATAAAGATTGCGATTTGTCCCTGATCCAAGCCAAAAAAGTGGCTATCGTCGGTTACGGCTCGCAAGGTCACGCTCACGCCAATAACCTGAAAGAGTCGGGCGTTGACGTCACCGTGGCGCTGCGCGACGGATCTTCCTCTAAGGCCAAAGCCGAGGCGGCCGGCCTGAAAGTCGCGACCGTGCCGGAAGCGTGCAAGGCAGCAGACGTCGTCATGATGCTGGCGCCGGACGAAAATCAGAAAGCGATTTACGAAAATGAAATCGCCCCTAACCTGAAAGAGGGCGCAACGCTGGCGTTTGCTCACGGGTTCAACGTCCACTACAACCAGATCGAAGCGCGCAAAGACCTCGACGTCATCATGATCGCGCCCAAAGCGCCGGGGCACACCGTGCGCAGCGAATTCGTCAAAGGCGGCGGTATTCCGGATCTGATCGCTATCCACCAGGATGCATCGGGCAATGCCAAAGAGCTGTCGCTGTCTTACGCGGCAGGTATTGGCGGTGGCCGTAGCGGCATCATCGAAACTACGTTCAAAGACGAGACTGAAACTGACCTGTTCGGCGAGCAGGCGGTACTTTGCGGCGGCGCCGTTGAGCTGGTAAAAGCCGGTTTTGAAACGCTAACCGAAGCGGGCTATGCGCCGGAAATGGCATATTTCGAGTGCCTGCACGAGCTTAAACTGATCGTTGACCTGATGTACGAAGGCGGCATTGCCAACATGAACTACTCCATCTCCAACAACGCGGAGTATGGCGAGTACGTGACCGGCCCTGAGATCATCAACGAGCAGTCTCGCGAAGCCATGCGCAATGCGCTCAAGCGCATCCAGACCGGTGAATACGCCAAGATGTTCATCAGCGAAGGCGAAACCAACTACCCGTCGATGACCGCACGCCGTCGCCTGAATGCCGAGCACCCGGTCGAGAAGGTCGGTGCTCAGCTGCGCGGCATGATGCCGTGGATTGCCGCTAACCAGCTGGTCGACAAAACCAAGAACTAA
- the fur gene encoding ferric iron uptake transcriptional regulator, protein MADKNHELRKAGLKVTLPRVKILQILETASGQHHLSAEAVYKTLIDAGEDVGLATVYRVLTQFESAGLVIRHNFDGGHAVFEMTQEEHHDHMVCLDSGEIIEFVDDVIERRQQEIAEEHGFELVDHALVLYVRPRGSEATRPEGSSRAKGAAHKK, encoded by the coding sequence ATGGCCGATAAGAACCATGAATTGCGTAAAGCCGGGCTGAAAGTGACCCTGCCGCGGGTGAAAATCCTGCAAATTCTCGAAACGGCCTCGGGTCAGCATCATTTAAGCGCCGAAGCAGTGTATAAAACGCTGATTGATGCGGGTGAAGATGTTGGCTTGGCAACCGTGTACCGCGTGCTGACTCAGTTTGAGTCGGCTGGTCTTGTCATCCGTCATAATTTTGACGGTGGACATGCGGTATTTGAGATGACCCAAGAAGAGCACCATGACCACATGGTGTGTCTGGACAGCGGGGAGATCATCGAGTTTGTGGATGATGTTATCGAGCGCCGTCAGCAAGAAATTGCCGAAGAGCACGGATTTGAGCTCGTTGACCATGCGCTGGTGCTATACGTGCGCCCACGCGGCTCGGAGGCGACTCGCCCGGAAGGCAGTTCAAGAGCAAAAGGCGCTGCGCACAAGAAATAA
- a CDS encoding outer membrane protein assembly factor BamE, whose product MINQNHDSEEQAQMQKLTRIIALSVTLATVSGCSTFGVYKRDIPQGNLITQNMVEQLRPGMTQQQVTRVMGRPLLEAPFDAREWDYVFRLDKAYSDVETRRVTLTFDTRGQLANIEKEGDIAQDLPLDVNTTPGASEGADPLNALPAESTQVPTPDAGPASTPLR is encoded by the coding sequence ATGATCAACCAAAACCACGATAGTGAAGAACAGGCGCAAATGCAAAAACTGACGAGAATCATCGCTCTCTCCGTTACCCTGGCCACCGTAAGCGGCTGCAGCACCTTTGGTGTGTACAAACGCGATATCCCCCAGGGCAATCTGATCACCCAAAACATGGTCGAACAGCTACGTCCCGGCATGACGCAACAGCAGGTCACCCGCGTTATGGGGCGCCCGCTACTAGAAGCCCCGTTCGATGCACGCGAGTGGGACTACGTTTTCCGGCTGGATAAGGCCTACAGCGACGTTGAAACGCGGCGCGTTACGCTAACCTTTGATACCCGCGGGCAGCTGGCCAACATAGAAAAGGAAGGCGATATCGCACAGGACCTGCCGCTGGATGTGAATACCACGCCCGGCGCGAGCGAAGGAGCCGACCCGCTTAATGCGCTACCGGCTGAAAGCACGCAGGTACCCACACCCGACGCCGGCCCGGCTAGCACACCGCTGCGCTAG